The following coding sequences lie in one Pseudomonas syringae CC1557 genomic window:
- a CDS encoding response regulator — translation MAVHPPRQQLLLVDDEEDANEELAELLEGEGFCCFTASSVKMALHQLTRHPDIALVITDLRMPEESGIQLIRHLRDHTSRQHLPVIVTSGHADMDDVSDLLRLHVLDLFRKPIYHVRLLETLNNLFPEPKIFQVQ, via the coding sequence ATGGCTGTCCATCCTCCCCGCCAGCAACTGCTTCTGGTTGACGACGAAGAGGACGCAAACGAGGAGCTGGCGGAATTGCTCGAAGGCGAGGGTTTCTGTTGCTTCACCGCGTCTTCCGTCAAGATGGCCTTGCACCAGCTGACTCGCCATCCGGATATCGCGCTGGTGATCACTGATCTGCGGATGCCGGAGGAAAGCGGCATCCAGTTGATCCGCCACCTTCGCGATCACACCTCCCGCCAGCACCTGCCTGTCATCGTGACCTCAGGCCACGCCGATATGGACGACGTCAGCGACCTGCTGCGTCTGCACGTACTCGACCTGTTCCGTAAACCGATCTACCACGTCCGCTTGCTGGAAACCCTCAATAACCTGTTCCCCGAGCCGAAGATCTTTCAGGTTCAGTGA
- a CDS encoding Flp family type IVb pilin — protein MFLTKIYVGAYTRVTGFLKDREAASGIEYALIAAMVAVALIAFVPAISGKITTMFTTISNAL, from the coding sequence ATGTTCCTTACCAAGATTTATGTAGGTGCCTATACTCGGGTCACTGGTTTTCTGAAGGATCGTGAGGCCGCTTCAGGTATCGAGTACGCACTGATCGCTGCAATGGTCGCTGTGGCGTTGATTGCTTTCGTGCCGGCAATAAGTGGCAAGATTACAACGATGTTCACAACGATAAGTAATGCGTTGTGA
- the cpaB gene encoding Flp pilus assembly protein CpaB, whose amino-acid sequence MSSRITMVLAVLFLLGALIAGYLGIVVGRPPDAPVAAPPTAPPVIAEQATQTAPTPSVEESLRHNVVVVARDIPAYTPITADDLEIERLKVAPPGSFDAVDKLVGRSSWRTLTAGTWLSESNFEAGGTLARMIRPHERALALQVDEVIGASGQLSPGDYVDVLLYLPEDTTNPNRSSQVVVPALRVLSIGDLLGPDRNGKPVQYVTADERLKQEQHRVNARTVSVAVPEALLGRLMLASQTGVLRLAVRSADEGNLQNYWAGEAGSRDIAERLDSANRQLVSFRQLSLSTASASTPGTTSRTPRPVEVIRGNQITQQTP is encoded by the coding sequence ATGAGCAGTCGTATCACCATGGTGCTCGCTGTACTGTTTTTGCTGGGTGCGTTGATCGCTGGATACTTGGGAATTGTCGTCGGCAGGCCGCCTGATGCGCCTGTCGCTGCCCCACCGACGGCCCCCCCGGTAATCGCCGAACAAGCCACTCAGACCGCCCCGACACCGTCCGTCGAGGAATCATTGCGCCACAATGTTGTGGTCGTCGCCCGGGATATCCCTGCCTACACGCCGATCACAGCGGACGATCTGGAAATCGAGCGCCTCAAGGTCGCGCCGCCCGGAAGCTTTGACGCCGTCGATAAACTCGTAGGCCGCAGCAGCTGGCGAACGCTGACTGCCGGAACCTGGCTTAGCGAGAGCAACTTCGAGGCAGGCGGCACGCTGGCGAGGATGATTCGTCCGCATGAGCGGGCGCTGGCCTTACAGGTGGACGAAGTGATCGGCGCGTCCGGGCAGCTCAGCCCGGGCGATTACGTGGACGTGCTGCTTTACCTGCCGGAAGACACCACCAATCCCAATCGATCCAGCCAAGTGGTGGTGCCAGCGTTGCGCGTGCTCAGCATCGGCGACTTGCTCGGCCCGGATCGCAATGGCAAGCCGGTGCAGTACGTCACGGCTGACGAACGCCTCAAGCAAGAACAGCACCGGGTCAATGCGCGGACGGTGTCGGTTGCCGTACCTGAAGCGCTGCTGGGGCGCCTGATGCTGGCCTCGCAAACCGGCGTATTGCGCCTGGCCGTGCGCAGTGCAGATGAAGGCAATCTGCAGAATTACTGGGCGGGCGAAGCCGGCAGTCGCGACATCGCCGAGCGGCTGGATTCAGCCAATCGCCAACTGGTCAGCTTCAGGCAACTGAGCCTGAGTACGGCCAGTGCGTCAACACCAGGTACAACATCCCGCACACCGCGCCCCGTCGAGGTGATACGCGGTAACCAGATCACGCAACAAACTCCCTGA
- a CDS encoding type II and III secretion system protein family protein, translating to MSCCFVPVKKSRLLVVLVTALSVDSVWAASGGCNSLAAMPAAVEIDQGIQQNISSPVAITRIAVGDPKIADVHVSGNDGFLLTGVAQGTTSLMVWTACSTAPRQSMVFVRGRATASMVEAASAPSGDTQLPSQVQTDIRFVEVSRSKLKEASTSIFGKGSNNFLFGAPGTVPGVNVTPGTVSATRPSIPLNNSNFNIVWGGGSSKVLGMLNAMENSGYAYTLARPSLVALNGQSASFLAGGEFPVPVPNGEGNGISIEYKEFGVRLTLTPTVVGRDRILLKVAPEVSELDFSAGITIAGTTVPALNIRRTDTSIALADGESFVVSGLISSSNVGSVGKFPGLGDIPILGAFFRSSQIQRDERELLMIVTPHLVQPLAANAQLPSLPGESLRTYDPSFPRLYFLENGDFDRRSGLSK from the coding sequence ATGAGCTGCTGTTTCGTGCCGGTTAAAAAAAGCAGGCTGCTGGTCGTTCTGGTGACCGCCCTGTCTGTGGATTCAGTCTGGGCCGCGTCAGGCGGTTGCAACAGTCTGGCTGCGATGCCTGCGGCGGTGGAAATCGATCAGGGTATTCAACAGAACATCAGCTCGCCGGTCGCTATCACCCGCATTGCCGTGGGCGACCCGAAAATTGCCGATGTACACGTCAGCGGCAACGATGGCTTTCTATTGACCGGCGTCGCTCAGGGCACGACCAGCCTGATGGTCTGGACTGCCTGCTCGACCGCTCCGCGCCAGAGCATGGTGTTCGTTCGTGGCCGAGCCACGGCGTCGATGGTCGAGGCAGCCTCCGCGCCGTCCGGCGATACGCAGTTGCCCAGTCAGGTGCAGACCGACATCCGCTTCGTCGAAGTCAGCCGCAGCAAACTCAAGGAAGCCAGCACTTCGATCTTCGGCAAAGGCTCGAACAATTTTCTGTTCGGCGCGCCCGGCACGGTGCCCGGCGTCAACGTCACGCCCGGCACAGTCAGCGCAACCCGGCCGAGCATTCCGTTGAACAACAGCAACTTCAATATCGTCTGGGGTGGCGGCAGCAGCAAGGTGCTGGGCATGCTCAACGCCATGGAAAACAGCGGCTACGCCTACACACTGGCACGCCCCAGCCTGGTTGCGCTGAACGGCCAGAGCGCCAGCTTTCTGGCCGGTGGCGAGTTCCCGGTTCCGGTGCCCAATGGTGAAGGCAACGGCATTTCCATCGAGTACAAGGAGTTCGGCGTGCGCCTGACCCTGACACCGACAGTGGTGGGACGCGACCGGATCCTGCTCAAGGTTGCGCCGGAAGTCAGTGAGCTGGATTTCTCCGCCGGTATCACTATCGCCGGAACGACCGTGCCGGCGCTCAATATCCGGCGTACCGACACCAGCATCGCGCTGGCCGACGGCGAAAGCTTCGTGGTCAGCGGGCTGATCAGCTCCAGCAACGTCGGCTCAGTGGGCAAGTTTCCCGGGCTGGGCGACATCCCGATCCTCGGTGCTTTTTTCCGCAGTTCGCAGATCCAACGCGACGAGCGCGAGCTGCTGATGATCGTCACCCCGCATCTGGTGCAGCCACTGGCCGCCAACGCACAACTGCCTTCGCTGCCGGGAGAAAGTCTGCGCACATACGACCCGAGCTTCCCGCGCCTGTATTTCCTGGAAAACGGCGATTTTGACCGTCGCAGCGGGTTATCCAAATGA
- a CDS encoding AAA family ATPase → MSQSLSQTFLAITRNNTDLEWLQSALGSLGQVVSAGTGSLDDLLALVDVTFASVVFVGLDREHLMTQSALIESALEAKPMLAIVALGDGMDNQLVLNAMRAGARDFVAYGSRSSEVAGLVRRLSKRLPAVTPNPNMSGLSVLYGAQSDDDGALIATHLAMVVHKTGQRTLLLDMGLPRGDSLSMLGLESSFSFGDALRHLRRLDATLIDSAFTTSESGLRILAYTDADDHLEQSSAAELYMLLSALRQHFQHVIVNLVGQPDSEALRSLVSHCDQLLWYTDQSVLGCRRNLTVLAHWREKGMKMQHTRLLVDRYQRSVAPNSETLGKTFGLPVLAVLPLAPELRLNAKNQGITLFELASRDALCTGLRRLGEHLARHSDTHDKPDQGWFARLWGNK, encoded by the coding sequence ATGAGCCAGAGCCTGAGCCAGACGTTTCTGGCCATCACCCGTAACAACACCGATCTGGAGTGGCTGCAAAGTGCCCTGGGCTCGCTCGGCCAGGTGGTCAGTGCCGGAACCGGCAGCCTCGACGATCTGCTGGCGCTGGTCGACGTGACCTTTGCCAGCGTGGTGTTCGTCGGCCTCGACCGCGAGCATCTGATGACCCAGAGCGCACTGATCGAGAGCGCGCTGGAAGCCAAGCCAATGCTGGCTATCGTTGCGCTGGGCGATGGCATGGACAACCAGTTGGTGCTCAACGCCATGCGCGCCGGGGCCAGGGATTTCGTGGCTTACGGCTCGCGCTCCAGCGAAGTCGCCGGGCTGGTCAGACGCCTGAGCAAGCGTCTGCCCGCCGTGACGCCGAACCCGAACATGAGCGGTCTGTCAGTGCTGTACGGCGCGCAGAGCGATGACGACGGAGCGCTGATCGCGACCCATCTGGCGATGGTGGTGCACAAGACCGGGCAGCGCACGCTGCTGCTGGACATGGGCCTGCCACGCGGCGACAGCCTGTCGATGCTGGGTCTGGAATCCTCGTTCAGCTTCGGTGATGCCCTGCGTCACTTGCGCAGGCTGGATGCGACGCTGATCGACAGTGCGTTCACCACCAGCGAAAGCGGCTTGCGTATTCTGGCCTACACCGACGCCGACGATCATCTTGAGCAGTCCAGCGCCGCCGAGCTGTACATGCTGCTGAGCGCGTTGCGTCAGCACTTTCAGCACGTGATCGTCAACCTCGTGGGCCAGCCGGACAGTGAGGCACTGCGCTCGCTGGTCAGCCATTGCGATCAGTTGCTGTGGTACACCGATCAGAGCGTACTGGGCTGCCGTCGTAATCTGACCGTGCTCGCCCACTGGCGCGAAAAAGGCATGAAAATGCAGCACACCAGACTGCTGGTCGATCGCTACCAGCGCTCGGTCGCGCCCAACTCGGAAACCCTGGGCAAAACCTTCGGCCTGCCGGTGCTTGCTGTGCTGCCGCTCGCGCCGGAGCTGCGCCTCAACGCCAAGAATCAGGGCATCACACTCTTTGAACTGGCGTCGCGTGACGCCTTGTGCACCGGGCTGCGTCGCCTTGGTGAACACCTCGCACGTCACTCCGACACTCACGACAAACCCGATCAGGGCTGGTTCGCACGACTGTGGGGGAATAAATGA
- a CDS encoding CpaF family protein has protein sequence MAEKLFGVSSRSPGQANDGQGLKLVLHRYIIDGIEESGKNLLEGSRPALAQFVIDKVAEYVARLRLAISRYEMERLAEELVDELTGFGPLEVLLRDSSVTEILVNGPNKVFVERDGVLHHTDLRFMDSHHVERVMQRILAPMGRRLDESSPMVDARLPDGSRVNAIIPPIALDGPCLSIRKFRKDMLKSADLVAMQTIDQPIFEFFQEAVGKRCNILVSGGTGTGKTTMLNVLSQLIDSNQRLVTIEDVAELQLTHPHVVRLETRPPNAEGHGEVRASDLIRNSLRMRPDRIILGEIRGVEVLDVLTAMNTGHDGSMSTVHANNAQDALLRLETLVGLTGRLIPEKTLRQMVCAALDVIIQLARLPDGRRCVSEVVEVVGVRDDIYVTNTLFRLDRRTGVGFMREAAHAAGEKLRPGY, from the coding sequence ATGGCGGAAAAACTGTTTGGCGTGTCTTCACGCTCGCCAGGTCAGGCCAATGACGGTCAAGGCCTGAAACTGGTCTTGCACCGCTACATCATCGACGGCATCGAAGAAAGCGGCAAAAACCTGCTTGAAGGGTCGCGACCGGCGCTGGCGCAATTTGTCATCGACAAGGTTGCCGAGTACGTCGCTCGCCTGCGGCTGGCCATCTCGCGTTACGAAATGGAGCGGCTGGCTGAAGAGCTGGTCGATGAATTGACCGGTTTCGGCCCCCTGGAAGTGCTGCTGCGCGACAGCTCGGTCACGGAAATTCTGGTCAACGGGCCGAACAAAGTGTTTGTCGAACGTGACGGTGTGCTGCATCACACCGACCTGCGCTTCATGGATTCGCATCATGTCGAGCGCGTGATGCAGCGCATTCTCGCCCCTATGGGTCGGCGGCTGGACGAGTCCTCGCCGATGGTCGACGCACGCCTGCCCGATGGCAGCCGGGTCAATGCCATCATCCCGCCCATCGCGCTGGACGGCCCTTGCCTGTCGATACGGAAATTTCGCAAGGACATGCTCAAAAGCGCCGATCTGGTGGCCATGCAGACCATCGACCAGCCGATCTTCGAGTTTTTCCAGGAAGCAGTCGGCAAGCGCTGCAACATTCTGGTCAGCGGCGGTACCGGTACGGGCAAGACCACCATGCTCAACGTCCTGAGCCAGTTGATCGATAGCAATCAACGCCTGGTGACCATCGAAGACGTGGCCGAACTGCAACTCACCCATCCACACGTGGTACGCCTGGAAACCCGCCCGCCGAATGCCGAAGGTCATGGCGAGGTAAGGGCCAGCGACCTGATTCGCAACTCACTGCGGATGCGCCCGGACCGCATCATCCTCGGCGAGATTCGTGGTGTCGAAGTACTGGACGTGTTGACGGCGATGAACACCGGCCACGATGGCTCGATGAGCACTGTCCACGCCAACAATGCGCAGGATGCGCTGTTGCGTCTGGAAACCCTGGTCGGCCTGACCGGACGCCTGATCCCTGAGAAAACCCTGCGGCAGATGGTCTGTGCGGCGCTGGACGTGATCATCCAGCTGGCCCGCCTGCCGGATGGTCGACGCTGCGTCAGCGAGGTGGTGGAAGTGGTCGGCGTGCGCGATGACATCTATGTCACGAACACGCTGTTTCGCCTGGATCGGCGCACCGGGGTCGGTTTCATGCGTGAGGCTGCGCATGCTGCCGGTGAAAAGCTGCGGCCGGGCTACTGA
- a CDS encoding type II secretion system F family protein yields MTASLILGLVSALLLMASVRMFYLALNQEASERVRQRLTAGQVEPVVEKTGWVWLDRAFIRAGLGLPTERVGLVLTLYALLILIGYGLGDGIGAGAALLGVPLMLRLFVSWRARVRVRRMIEQLPQLLDHSVRSLKSGRTLADAVLYGIAAADQPLKDGMSRIERNVQLGVSLPDAARDFAELYESDEFHLFALGLRVNHRYGGNASELMENLIRLIRDREQAGRQLRAMTGETRMTALVLGLLPVGMAGYFMAVNPNYLLHMWNDGSGRILLSMAFALQLLGCLMLWRMLRSI; encoded by the coding sequence ATGACGGCATCTCTGATACTCGGCCTGGTTTCCGCGCTGCTGCTGATGGCGTCCGTGCGCATGTTCTATCTGGCGCTCAATCAAGAAGCCAGCGAACGGGTCAGGCAGCGTCTGACCGCCGGCCAGGTCGAGCCTGTTGTCGAGAAAACCGGCTGGGTCTGGCTTGACCGGGCTTTTATACGCGCCGGGCTAGGCCTGCCGACCGAGCGCGTGGGCCTGGTGTTGACGCTATATGCGCTGCTGATTCTGATCGGCTACGGGCTGGGCGACGGCATCGGCGCGGGCGCTGCGCTGCTCGGTGTGCCGCTGATGTTGCGTTTGTTCGTTTCGTGGCGGGCTCGCGTGCGCGTGCGGCGCATGATCGAGCAACTGCCGCAATTGCTCGACCACAGCGTGCGCAGTCTCAAATCAGGCAGAACCCTGGCCGATGCTGTGCTTTATGGTATCGCCGCCGCAGACCAGCCACTCAAGGACGGCATGAGTCGCATCGAACGCAACGTGCAACTGGGGGTGAGCCTGCCGGATGCCGCCAGGGATTTCGCCGAACTGTACGAAAGCGACGAATTTCACCTGTTTGCCCTGGGCCTGCGGGTCAACCATCGGTATGGCGGCAATGCCAGCGAACTGATGGAGAACCTGATCAGGCTGATTCGCGACCGCGAGCAGGCCGGTCGCCAGTTGCGCGCCATGACCGGCGAAACGCGCATGACGGCGCTGGTGCTAGGGCTGCTGCCGGTCGGCATGGCCGGTTATTTCATGGCCGTGAACCCCAATTACCTGCTGCACATGTGGAACGACGGCAGTGGACGAATCCTGCTGAGCATGGCATTTGCCCTGCAACTGCTGGGCTGCCTGATGTTGTGGCGCATGTTGAGGAGCATTTGA
- a CDS encoding type II secretion system F family protein yields the protein MDLLFSALMLAAAAFLLLSGIARRRRDERLVAQRLRGIVLRESRFGSLLRLLGDTRLGQRSISLDSETQILLNRIGWRRASKRSLFAACQIGVPVGLMCVVALAQLLFFKNIEQPLIAPVFALGIGYLLPKRILAAAAKRRQKQVVVEISTFIPLLRILFESGMAVEQALRVLSNEGKDLLPVLSEEIRMVLTRVDSGLELGEELRKTAALLAVDEMSDTCVILNQLIHQGGGALKSLLTLKQLIDDRRLTRLQEYISKLSAKMSMVMMVFLFPALLIVLAGPGFIAISRALGGL from the coding sequence ATGGATCTGCTGTTCAGCGCCCTGATGCTCGCCGCGGCGGCGTTTCTTCTGCTGTCCGGCATAGCCCGCAGGCGTCGCGACGAGCGTCTGGTGGCGCAGCGCCTGCGGGGTATCGTCCTGCGCGAGAGCCGTTTCGGCAGCCTGCTGCGCCTGCTGGGTGACACGCGCCTCGGACAGCGCAGCATCAGTCTCGATTCGGAAACCCAGATATTACTCAACCGCATCGGCTGGCGCCGCGCCAGTAAACGTTCGCTGTTTGCTGCCTGCCAGATTGGCGTGCCTGTGGGGTTGATGTGTGTCGTCGCGCTGGCCCAGTTGCTGTTTTTCAAAAATATCGAGCAGCCGTTGATAGCGCCGGTCTTTGCGCTGGGGATCGGCTATCTGCTGCCCAAAAGAATTCTCGCCGCAGCCGCCAAACGCCGACAGAAACAGGTAGTGGTAGAGATTTCCACGTTTATCCCCCTGCTGCGCATCCTGTTCGAATCCGGCATGGCGGTCGAACAGGCCTTGCGCGTGCTGAGCAACGAGGGCAAGGACCTGCTGCCGGTGCTGTCCGAAGAAATCCGTATGGTTCTGACGCGGGTCGATTCCGGGCTGGAGCTGGGTGAAGAACTGCGCAAGACCGCTGCGCTGCTGGCGGTCGATGAGATGAGCGATACCTGCGTGATCCTCAATCAATTGATCCATCAGGGCGGCGGAGCACTGAAATCGCTGCTGACACTCAAGCAACTGATTGACGATCGACGCCTGACCCGGTTGCAGGAATACATCTCCAAGCTGTCGGCCAAAATGTCGATGGTGATGATGGTGTTCCTGTTCCCGGCCTTGCTGATCGTTCTGGCCGGGCCAGGATTCATCGCCATCAGTCGCGCTCTGGGCGGTTTATAA
- a CDS encoding DUF3613 domain-containing protein yields MKRIMLAGIALLLIADNAWADNSDSSASAPRQTETWLQLQASGRAASPTPQVNTAAERDLSLQRWLETYKYKIPEFYDQEAGGSFSSGKK; encoded by the coding sequence ATGAAGCGCATCATGCTGGCAGGTATTGCCCTGCTGTTGATTGCCGACAACGCCTGGGCTGACAACAGTGACTCGTCGGCCTCCGCCCCCAGACAGACCGAAACCTGGCTGCAGCTACAGGCCAGTGGCAGAGCGGCTTCGCCGACGCCGCAAGTCAACACCGCGGCGGAACGTGATCTGAGCCTGCAACGCTGGCTTGAAACCTATAAGTACAAGATCCCGGAGTTTTACGATCAGGAAGCGGGGGGCAGCTTTTCATCGGGGAAGAAGTAA
- a CDS encoding protein-disulfide reductase DsbD, whose translation MRRLLCLMLLVLALPVSAAGLLDNRPASTLGGTSLDNSKDFLPVRQAFQLSLIDTTPESIKLRLVATEGYYLYRHRFQFRTEPADIGLGEAQLPKGEQKHDEYFGDVEVYHGILDIDLPRKPGEQRPFTLVVTYQGCADKGLCYPPETERLTIGDVAASALAEASAPVPAAAWSWKELALFFLAGVGLTFTPCVLPMLPILSGVVLRGQVGGLRGLSLSLAYVLPMAACFALLGALMGMFGAGLNLQARLQSAWVLVPFSAFFVIFAIAMFGAFELRLPQAISSRLVRVAGKTEGGSLWGAAVLGVVSSLLVSPCVSAPLAGALLYISASGDALGGGLKLFALGLGMGAPLLLIATGGATWLPKSGPWLVTVKNAIGVLLLALAIGLLSRVLPGQITLLLVGLLSAGVALFLGALEFTEKTTRQKLAQLLGLALLVYALANWYGALSGQTDPMRPLGREYTAANNGAAASASSQWQTITTSAELDRVLQEASNAGKPLLLDWYADWCISCKVIEHEVLPDPGVVAGLSGYSLIRFDMTASNAEQRALLDRYKLFGPPAMLFFGKNGEELQNARVVGEIDVTGMIERLNRANDQN comes from the coding sequence ATGCGCCGTTTGCTTTGCCTGATGTTACTGGTCCTGGCCCTGCCCGTTTCAGCTGCGGGTCTGCTGGACAACCGCCCCGCTTCGACACTGGGTGGCACCTCGCTGGATAACAGCAAGGATTTCCTGCCCGTTCGTCAGGCGTTTCAGTTGAGCCTGATCGACACCACGCCAGAATCAATCAAGCTGCGCCTGGTAGCCACCGAAGGCTATTACCTGTATCGCCATCGCTTTCAGTTCCGCACCGAGCCCGCCGATATCGGCCTGGGTGAAGCGCAGTTGCCCAAGGGCGAGCAGAAGCATGACGAGTACTTCGGCGACGTCGAGGTCTATCACGGCATTCTCGACATAGACCTGCCACGCAAACCCGGTGAGCAACGCCCCTTCACGCTGGTTGTGACCTATCAGGGCTGCGCCGACAAGGGGCTGTGCTACCCGCCTGAAACCGAACGACTGACCATCGGCGATGTGGCAGCCAGTGCGCTTGCCGAGGCATCTGCACCTGTGCCTGCGGCCGCCTGGAGCTGGAAAGAGCTGGCGCTGTTTTTCCTCGCCGGTGTCGGCCTGACCTTTACCCCATGCGTATTGCCGATGCTGCCGATTCTGTCCGGCGTGGTGCTGCGCGGCCAGGTTGGCGGCCTGCGCGGTCTAAGCCTGTCTCTCGCCTACGTATTGCCGATGGCAGCCTGTTTTGCGCTGCTTGGCGCGCTGATGGGCATGTTCGGTGCAGGTCTGAATCTCCAGGCTCGACTGCAATCGGCCTGGGTGCTGGTACCGTTTTCAGCGTTCTTCGTGATTTTTGCCATCGCGATGTTCGGCGCGTTCGAACTGCGCCTGCCACAAGCAATCAGCTCTCGCCTGGTCCGTGTCGCCGGCAAGACTGAAGGCGGGTCGCTTTGGGGCGCTGCGGTGCTGGGCGTGGTTTCCAGCCTGCTGGTCTCGCCGTGCGTGTCGGCCCCGCTGGCGGGTGCGCTGCTGTACATCAGTGCCAGTGGTGATGCGCTGGGCGGCGGGTTGAAGCTGTTTGCCCTCGGCCTGGGAATGGGCGCGCCGTTACTGTTGATCGCGACCGGTGGTGCGACCTGGCTGCCGAAAAGTGGCCCGTGGCTGGTCACCGTGAAAAATGCGATTGGTGTGCTGCTGCTGGCCCTGGCAATAGGCCTGCTCAGCCGTGTGCTGCCGGGGCAAATCACCCTGCTGCTGGTCGGCCTGCTGTCGGCTGGCGTCGCTCTGTTTCTCGGCGCATTGGAATTCACCGAAAAAACCACCCGGCAAAAACTGGCTCAGTTACTCGGGCTGGCACTGCTGGTCTATGCATTGGCCAACTGGTACGGCGCGTTGTCCGGGCAGACCGATCCCATGCGCCCCCTGGGCAGGGAATACACTGCGGCAAACAACGGGGCTGCAGCATCGGCCTCCTCGCAGTGGCAGACGATTACCACCTCGGCCGAACTGGACCGCGTGCTGCAGGAAGCCAGCAACGCGGGCAAGCCGTTGCTGCTCGACTGGTACGCCGACTGGTGCATCAGTTGCAAAGTCATCGAACACGAAGTCCTGCCTGATCCGGGTGTCGTCGCCGGGCTGTCGGGATACAGCCTGATCCGTTTCGACATGACCGCCAGCAATGCAGAACAACGCGCCCTGCTCGACCGCTACAAGCTGTTCGGTCCGCCCGCGATGCTTTTTTTCGGCAAAAACGGCGAAGAACTGCAAAATGCGCGAGTTGTCGGCGAAATCGATGTCACAGGCATGATTGAGCGCCTGAATAGAGCAAATGACCAAAACTAA
- the aroQ gene encoding type II 3-dehydroquinate dehydratase gives MATILVLHGPNLNLLGTREPGVYGTVTLPQINQDLEQRARDAGHHLMYLQSNAEYELIDRIHAARDEGVDFILINPAAFTHTSVAIRDALMGVSIPFIEVHLSNVHKREPFRHHSYFSDVAVGVICGLGASGYRLALEAALEQLAASAKP, from the coding sequence ATGGCGACTATCCTGGTCCTTCACGGGCCCAACCTGAACCTGCTGGGTACTCGGGAACCCGGGGTCTACGGCACCGTCACCCTGCCTCAGATCAACCAGGACCTGGAGCAGCGCGCGCGCGATGCCGGTCACCATCTGATGTATCTGCAAAGCAACGCCGAATATGAACTGATCGACCGAATCCATGCCGCTCGTGATGAGGGTGTGGATTTTATTTTGATCAATCCCGCTGCTTTTACGCATACAAGCGTTGCAATACGTGACGCGCTGATGGGAGTGAGCATCCCATTCATCGAAGTGCACTTATCAAACGTGCACAAACGCGAACCTTTCCGCCATCACTCCTACTTTTCAGACGTCGCTGTAGGAGTGATCTGTGGCCTGGGCGCCAGCGGATACCGACTGGCCCTGGAAGCCGCTCTGGAACAACTGGCCGCCAGCGCCAAGCCGTGA
- the accB gene encoding acetyl-CoA carboxylase biotin carboxyl carrier protein, with protein MDIRKVKKLIELLEESGIDELEIREGEESVRISRHSKTPAQPYYAPAPMAAPVAAPAPAAAPAAPEVPSAPKLNGFVVKSPMVGTFYRTPAPTSPAFVEVGQTVKKGDTICIVEAMKMMNHITAEASGVIESILVENGQPVEFDQPLFTIV; from the coding sequence ATGGATATTCGCAAAGTCAAGAAACTGATCGAATTGCTGGAAGAGTCCGGCATCGACGAGCTGGAAATTCGTGAAGGCGAAGAGTCCGTACGGATCAGCCGTCACAGCAAGACCCCGGCGCAACCTTACTATGCTCCTGCTCCAATGGCCGCCCCGGTCGCAGCACCTGCACCTGCCGCCGCTCCGGCTGCGCCAGAAGTGCCATCGGCTCCGAAGCTGAACGGTTTTGTGGTCAAGTCGCCAATGGTCGGTACGTTCTATCGCACCCCGGCGCCTACTTCGCCAGCATTCGTCGAAGTCGGCCAGACCGTCAAGAAAGGCGACACCATCTGCATCGTCGAAGCGATGAAAATGATGAACCACATCACGGCAGAAGCCAGCGGTGTGATCGAATCCATCCTGGTAGAAAACGGTCAGCCGGTTGAGTTTGACCAGCCGCTGTTCACTATCGTTTGA